In the Sediminibacter sp. Hel_I_10 genome, one interval contains:
- a CDS encoding thiamine pyrophosphate-dependent enzyme, which translates to MNQDILKKAFLNLCTAKAMAKLYEDNFKEVSKYVHATSRGHEAIQTAIGLQLLPQDYAFPYYRDDAMLLAFGVTPYDLMLQLLAKKDDPFSAGRTYYSHPSLRDDDKPKIPHQSSATGMQAIPATGTAMGMQYKELQHIKDDAAAQSPFSNSRDLKPITVCSLGDASVTEGEIAEALQMAALKQLPILYLVQDNDWDISANASETRAQNAFDYAKGFVGLEAISIDGANFTESYTALEKVIETMRKERRPFLVHAKVPLLNHHTSGVRMEWYRDDLEEAKSRDPYPVLEQQLVDSGISTEDIKAIEATAQKAVDAGFEKARDAEDPKAEDLFTHDFAPTPITEEKGERSPQGAEKVVMVDCALFAVEELMNKHDECLLYGQDVGARLGGVFREAATLAQKFGDDRVFNTPIMEAFIVGSTVGMSAVGLKPIVEVQFADYIWPGLNQLFTEVSRSCYLSNGKWPVSMILRVPIGAYGSGGPYHSSSVESVITNIRGIKIAYPSNGADLKGLMKAAYYDPNPVVILEHKGLYWSKVPGTKGATSIEPSEDYVLPFGKAWVLQEIWKQETLETLTVVTYGMGVHWAMNASEALGMKDQIEVIDLRTLFPLDEETIMASVKKTGKCLVVTEEPSNNSFARALSGKIQEDCFKFLDAPVMTIGSENMPAIPLNSTLEETMIPSTEKVKAKIEQLLNY; encoded by the coding sequence TTTAAAAAAAGCATTTTTAAATCTTTGTACAGCCAAAGCTATGGCCAAACTGTACGAAGATAATTTCAAGGAAGTTTCAAAATATGTGCATGCGACCTCTCGGGGCCATGAAGCCATACAAACGGCAATAGGATTGCAATTACTTCCACAGGATTACGCATTTCCATACTATAGAGATGATGCCATGCTGTTGGCGTTTGGGGTAACACCTTATGATTTGATGCTTCAATTACTTGCCAAAAAAGACGATCCTTTTTCGGCAGGAAGAACCTATTATTCCCACCCAAGTTTACGGGATGACGATAAGCCTAAGATTCCCCATCAATCTTCAGCAACAGGAATGCAGGCCATCCCCGCCACGGGGACTGCAATGGGAATGCAATACAAAGAACTACAGCATATAAAAGATGATGCCGCAGCACAGTCTCCTTTTAGTAATTCTAGAGATCTAAAGCCCATCACGGTTTGTTCTTTAGGAGATGCTTCCGTCACGGAAGGGGAGATTGCAGAAGCCTTACAAATGGCAGCCTTAAAGCAATTGCCCATTTTGTATTTGGTACAAGATAATGATTGGGATATTTCTGCAAATGCCTCAGAAACGAGAGCGCAAAATGCGTTCGATTACGCAAAGGGATTTGTAGGATTAGAAGCGATATCTATAGACGGCGCAAATTTTACTGAAAGTTATACGGCATTAGAAAAGGTCATCGAAACCATGAGGAAAGAGCGCAGACCATTTTTGGTACACGCTAAAGTCCCATTGCTCAACCATCATACTTCAGGAGTTCGAATGGAATGGTACCGAGATGATCTGGAAGAGGCCAAATCAAGAGATCCTTACCCAGTTTTAGAGCAACAGCTGGTCGATAGTGGCATAAGTACAGAAGATATCAAAGCGATAGAGGCGACAGCACAAAAAGCTGTAGATGCCGGATTTGAAAAGGCAAGAGATGCAGAAGACCCAAAAGCAGAGGATTTATTTACTCACGATTTTGCACCTACCCCAATTACTGAGGAAAAAGGTGAACGTTCACCACAAGGCGCAGAGAAAGTAGTAATGGTAGACTGTGCCTTGTTTGCCGTTGAGGAATTAATGAATAAGCACGACGAGTGTTTGCTTTACGGTCAAGATGTAGGCGCCAGATTAGGCGGTGTTTTTAGAGAAGCGGCAACCTTAGCTCAAAAATTTGGCGATGATAGGGTGTTTAATACACCAATCATGGAGGCCTTTATTGTGGGCTCTACCGTTGGGATGAGTGCTGTTGGATTAAAACCTATTGTTGAGGTGCAATTTGCCGATTATATCTGGCCCGGTCTCAACCAATTGTTTACGGAGGTGAGCAGAAGTTGTTACTTATCTAACGGAAAATGGCCAGTGAGCATGATCTTAAGAGTGCCGATTGGTGCTTATGGTAGCGGCGGACCTTATCATTCGTCTTCCGTAGAAAGTGTTATAACCAATATTCGAGGTATTAAAATAGCCTATCCAAGTAACGGTGCAGATTTAAAGGGCTTGATGAAAGCGGCTTATTACGATCCAAATCCTGTGGTTATTTTAGAGCATAAGGGACTTTATTGGAGCAAAGTGCCTGGGACCAAAGGCGCAACCTCAATAGAGCCTTCCGAAGATTATGTGCTGCCTTTTGGTAAAGCATGGGTGTTGCAAGAAATATGGAAACAAGAGACTTTGGAGACCTTAACAGTGGTTACATACGGGATGGGTGTGCATTGGGCCATGAATGCCTCAGAAGCATTAGGGATGAAAGATCAAATTGAAGTCATTGATCTTCGTACCTTATTTCCTTTAGATGAAGAGACCATCATGGCATCGGTTAAGAAAACAGGTAAGTGTTTAGTGGTTACAGAAGAGCCTTCTAACAATAGTTTTGCGCGAGCATTGTCTGGTAAAATTCAAGAGGATTGTTTTAAATTTCTAGATGCGCCAGTAATGACTATTGGGAGCGAAAATATGCCAGCAATTCCATTAAATTCAACTTTAGAAGAGACCATGATTCCTTCTACGGAAAAAGTAAAGGCGAAAATAGAACAGCTTTTAAATTACTAA
- a CDS encoding SulP family inorganic anion transporter, producing the protein MRLGQKVVKHFTQNPKNDILAGITVSLAMIPEVVAFAFVAQIDPLVALSGAFIVGLITAIFGGRPGLISGAAGAVAVIFVSLIAEGHSKGMLFDNPVDNMGYFYLLAAVVLMGIIQIGAGVLKLGRFVRLIPHSVMMGFVNGLAIVIFMAQVRMFSHKELEISTDGLEKYNDIPMTGSELYSMLGLVGLTMLIIWLLPKLTKKIPAALTAILVTTGVVVFGGLDVSTVGSYIIEGGGEGLKGEFPTPNVELWQNLPFNFDTLKFILPYAFLAASVGLIESLMTMNLVDELTETRGNGNKECVAQGAGNILSGLFGGTGGCGMIGQTVININAGGRGRLSGVMMALTLLTFILFTAQYIEQVPIAALVGVMFMMVIETFAWSSFRIIRKIPLADAVVLVIVSAVTVIYDLAIAVFIGVIISALVFAWKNAVMIRARKRTREDGTKIYEIWGPLFFGSIQNFNAKFDVKSDPDYVEIDFVESRVSDHSAIEAIFNLVHKYEAEGKVIKLKHLSEDCKQLMYKASPKFKEVIIEDVDDPRYHLAADPESFTKPLSEYNV; encoded by the coding sequence ATGAGATTAGGGCAAAAAGTAGTTAAGCATTTTACACAAAATCCCAAGAATGACATTCTTGCTGGTATTACGGTATCATTAGCAATGATCCCTGAGGTTGTTGCCTTTGCGTTTGTAGCACAAATTGATCCTTTGGTGGCATTATCAGGCGCATTTATTGTGGGGTTGATAACCGCCATTTTTGGAGGCAGACCTGGTTTGATCTCTGGAGCTGCGGGTGCCGTAGCCGTTATTTTTGTTAGTCTTATTGCTGAAGGCCATTCCAAAGGAATGCTGTTTGACAATCCCGTTGACAACATGGGCTACTTTTATTTATTAGCGGCCGTTGTTTTAATGGGAATTATTCAAATAGGCGCTGGTGTTTTAAAACTAGGACGCTTTGTGCGTTTGATTCCACATTCCGTAATGATGGGTTTCGTAAACGGTTTGGCAATTGTAATTTTCATGGCGCAGGTGCGTATGTTCTCTCATAAAGAATTAGAAATAAGCACAGATGGTTTAGAAAAGTATAATGATATCCCAATGACCGGATCAGAATTATATTCGATGCTAGGTCTTGTTGGACTTACCATGCTCATTATTTGGTTACTTCCTAAATTGACCAAAAAAATACCTGCAGCTTTAACTGCTATTCTGGTAACCACTGGTGTTGTTGTTTTTGGCGGATTGGATGTGAGCACCGTTGGCTCTTATATCATTGAAGGTGGTGGCGAAGGCTTAAAAGGGGAATTCCCTACTCCTAATGTGGAACTGTGGCAAAATTTGCCTTTTAATTTCGATACTTTAAAATTCATCCTTCCTTATGCATTTTTAGCCGCGTCTGTTGGGCTTATTGAGTCTTTAATGACTATGAATTTAGTAGATGAACTTACAGAAACGAGAGGAAACGGAAATAAAGAATGTGTTGCACAAGGTGCCGGAAACATTTTAAGCGGTTTATTTGGAGGAACTGGTGGATGCGGTATGATTGGTCAAACTGTAATTAATATCAATGCAGGTGGTAGAGGACGTTTGTCTGGAGTGATGATGGCCTTGACCTTATTGACCTTTATTCTATTTACGGCACAGTACATCGAGCAAGTCCCTATTGCTGCTTTAGTTGGCGTTATGTTTATGATGGTTATTGAAACATTTGCATGGTCGAGTTTTAGAATTATTAGAAAAATACCTTTGGCTGATGCCGTTGTTCTTGTCATTGTATCTGCAGTAACCGTAATCTATGATCTTGCCATTGCGGTGTTTATTGGTGTCATTATCTCGGCACTTGTATTTGCATGGAAAAATGCGGTAATGATTAGAGCTCGCAAGCGCACAAGAGAAGACGGTACGAAAATCTATGAAATTTGGGGACCGCTATTCTTTGGTTCTATTCAAAATTTCAATGCAAAATTTGACGTAAAAAGCGATCCAGACTATGTTGAAATTGATTTTGTTGAGTCACGCGTAAGTGATCATTCTGCTATAGAAGCCATTTTTAACTTGGTGCATAAATATGAAGCGGAAGGAAAAGTAATTAAGTTAAAACACCTTAGTGAAGACTGTAAGCAGCTGATGTACAAGGCAAGTCCTAAATTTAAAGAAGTGATCATTGAAGATGTGGACGACCCAAGATATCATTTGGCTGCAGATCCTGAAAGCTTTACGAAACCACTTTCAGAATACAACGTATAA
- a CDS encoding DUF4136 domain-containing protein: MKKILKLFPLLMIMMVITSCSSVRVATDYDKKVAFDQYKTFAFYKTGIDKAEISDLDKRRILRAIEAELLAKGYTKSDNPDMLVSIFTKAQTRVDVYQNNWGWGGFGGWGWGGFGGWGYGGFGPGWGMGWNQPSVSTSNEGTLFIDLIDAEKKELVWQGSGMGNLPTKMEKKEAKIKEFVGKMLESYPPQQM, encoded by the coding sequence ATGAAAAAGATTTTAAAACTATTCCCGCTGTTAATGATCATGATGGTCATTACCTCTTGCAGCTCTGTAAGAGTTGCTACTGATTATGATAAAAAAGTAGCATTTGACCAATACAAAACATTTGCCTTTTATAAAACAGGCATTGATAAAGCTGAAATTAGCGATCTTGATAAACGCAGAATCCTACGTGCTATCGAAGCAGAATTATTAGCGAAAGGCTACACCAAATCTGATAATCCAGATATGCTCGTTAGTATTTTTACCAAAGCACAAACCCGTGTTGATGTCTATCAAAACAATTGGGGCTGGGGTGGCTTCGGTGGCTGGGGCTGGGGCGGCTTCGGCGGTTGGGGTTATGGGGGTTTTGGACCAGGCTGGGGCATGGGATGGAATCAACCGTCAGTATCGACAAGCAATGAAGGCACCTTATTTATAGACCTCATTGATGCTGAAAAGAAAGAGTTGGTATGGCAAGGCTCTGGTATGGGCAACTTACCCACTAAAATGGAGAAGAAAGAGGCTAAAATCAAGGAGTTTGTAGGGAAAATGCTAGAAAGCTACCCGCCACAGCAAATGTAA
- a CDS encoding DUF5522 domain-containing protein, whose product MKKIIPLEDGDYYLTPEGYRCFTEQYHLKRGYCCESGCRHCPYGFDKYKQSKNTTKKE is encoded by the coding sequence ATGAAGAAAATTATCCCATTAGAAGATGGTGATTATTACTTAACACCTGAAGGTTACCGGTGTTTTACAGAGCAATACCATCTTAAAAGAGGCTACTGTTGCGAAAGTGGATGTAGACACTGCCCATACGGTTTCGATAAATACAAACAGAGCAAGAACACTACAAAAAAAGAATAA
- a CDS encoding urocanate hydratase, with the protein MTTLSFADQIKEGIPTTLPALKPYDPSINHAPKRKAILSSEERKLALQNALRYFDKEYHADLLPEFKKELDDYGRIYMYRLRPDYDMFARPIDAYPSKSHQAAAIMLMIQNNLDPAVAQHPHELITYGGNGAVFQNWAQYRLTMKYLSEMTDEQTLAMYSGHPMGLFPSHKDAPRAVVTNGMMIPNYSQPDDWEKFNALGVTQYGQMTAGSYMYIGPQGIVHGTTITVLNAFRKIEKPPQGNLFVTSGLGGMSGAQPKAGTIAGCITVCAEVNPKITQVRLDQGWIDEKVTDLDALVERVKKAKTEKETVSIAYLGNVVDVWEKFDDAKIHIDLGSDQTSLHNPWAGGYYPVGLSFEEANELMSQDPEQFKEKVQNSLRRHAEAVNTHTSKGTYFFDYGNAFLLEASRAGADIMAPNGIDFKYSSYVQDIMGPMCFDYGFGPFRWVCASGNPEDLEKTDAIASSVLEALMKDAPPEIQQQMSDNIQWIKGAQDNRLVVGSQARILYADAEGRVKIAEAFNNAIKNGDIEVVILGRDHHDVSGTDSPYRETSNIYDGSRFTADMAIQNVIGDSFRGATWVSIHNGGGVGWGEVINGGFGMVLDGSTDAERRLKSMLFWDVNNGISRRSWARNEGAVFAIKRAMENEPNLRVTLPNMVDEKLLDSL; encoded by the coding sequence ATGACAACGCTTTCATTCGCAGATCAAATAAAGGAAGGTATCCCAACCACATTACCAGCACTTAAACCATATGACCCTTCTATCAACCACGCGCCCAAACGTAAAGCCATACTTTCTTCGGAAGAACGAAAGCTCGCCCTTCAAAATGCATTACGCTATTTTGATAAAGAATATCACGCCGATTTATTGCCAGAATTCAAAAAAGAATTGGATGATTATGGCAGAATTTACATGTACAGGTTAAGGCCAGATTATGACATGTTTGCGCGTCCTATAGATGCATACCCCAGCAAATCTCATCAAGCAGCAGCCATTATGCTGATGATTCAAAATAATTTAGATCCTGCAGTGGCGCAGCATCCTCATGAATTGATTACTTATGGGGGAAACGGAGCTGTATTTCAAAATTGGGCCCAGTATCGATTAACGATGAAATATCTATCTGAAATGACAGATGAACAAACCCTTGCGATGTACTCAGGTCATCCCATGGGTTTATTCCCCAGTCATAAAGATGCACCTAGAGCCGTTGTCACCAACGGGATGATGATTCCCAATTACTCTCAACCTGATGATTGGGAGAAATTTAATGCTTTAGGAGTGACGCAATATGGGCAGATGACGGCCGGAAGCTATATGTATATCGGGCCACAAGGTATAGTTCACGGCACTACGATCACCGTTTTGAATGCGTTTAGAAAAATAGAGAAACCACCTCAAGGCAATCTCTTTGTTACCTCTGGATTAGGCGGCATGTCTGGGGCACAACCCAAAGCTGGAACTATTGCTGGGTGTATTACGGTTTGCGCAGAAGTCAACCCTAAAATTACGCAAGTACGCTTAGATCAAGGTTGGATTGATGAAAAAGTAACCGATTTAGATGCCTTAGTCGAAAGAGTTAAGAAAGCAAAAACAGAAAAAGAAACAGTATCTATCGCCTATTTGGGCAACGTCGTTGATGTTTGGGAGAAATTTGATGATGCCAAAATCCATATTGACTTAGGAAGTGATCAAACTTCACTTCATAATCCCTGGGCTGGTGGCTATTACCCCGTTGGCTTATCTTTTGAGGAAGCCAATGAGCTAATGTCTCAAGACCCAGAGCAGTTTAAGGAAAAAGTTCAAAACAGTCTTAGAAGGCATGCTGAAGCAGTAAACACGCACACCTCTAAAGGCACCTATTTTTTTGACTATGGCAACGCCTTTCTTCTTGAGGCTTCCAGAGCTGGAGCAGATATTATGGCTCCTAATGGGATTGATTTTAAATATTCTAGCTATGTTCAAGACATTATGGGGCCTATGTGCTTTGATTATGGCTTTGGTCCATTTAGATGGGTTTGTGCCTCTGGAAATCCTGAAGATTTAGAGAAAACCGATGCCATAGCGTCTTCTGTTTTAGAAGCCTTAATGAAAGACGCACCTCCTGAAATACAGCAACAAATGTCTGATAACATCCAATGGATTAAAGGTGCACAAGACAATCGTTTAGTCGTTGGCTCTCAAGCCCGTATTTTATATGCCGATGCAGAAGGTCGCGTTAAAATTGCAGAAGCTTTTAATAATGCCATAAAAAATGGCGATATTGAAGTAGTGATTCTGGGCAGGGATCATCATGATGTTTCTGGAACAGATTCTCCTTACAGAGAAACCAGCAACATCTACGATGGCTCACGCTTTACAGCAGATATGGCTATTCAAAATGTGATTGGTGATAGTTTTAGAGGCGCCACTTGGGTGAGCATTCATAACGGTGGCGGTGTTGGTTGGGGTGAAGTTATCAATGGCGGTTTTGGTATGGTTCTTGATGGTAGTACTGACGCAGAACGTCGCCTAAAATCCATGCTATTTTGGGATGTCAATAATGGCATCTCAAGACGAAGTTGGGCTAGAAATGAAGGTGCTGTGTTTGCAATTAAACGCGCCATGGAAAATGAACCTAACTTAAGGGTGACACTTCCAAATATGGTAGATGAGAAATTACTGGACTCGTTATAA